In a single window of the Bradyrhizobium sp. ORS 285 genome:
- a CDS encoding YciI family protein, which produces MLYALLCYHDEDVVCAWSKDQDAAVMAKLAVIQERLTKQGRLGPVARLLPTTAATTLRKEDPPLVLDGPYAETKEQLLGFYIVDCANLDEALDVARELGEANPGGSYEIRPVGTFRPGGALA; this is translated from the coding sequence ATGCTGTATGCGCTGCTTTGTTATCACGATGAGGATGTCGTCTGCGCCTGGAGCAAGGACCAGGACGCTGCCGTCATGGCCAAGCTCGCGGTGATCCAGGAGCGGCTCACCAAGCAGGGCCGGCTTGGACCGGTGGCGCGGCTGTTGCCGACGACGGCTGCGACGACCTTGCGCAAGGAGGATCCGCCGCTGGTGCTCGATGGTCCCTATGCCGAGACCAAGGAGCAACTGCTCGGCTTCTACATCGTCGACTGCGCCAATCTCGACGAGGCGCTCGACGTCGCGCGCGAGCTCGGCGAGGCCAATCCCGGCGGCTCCTACGAGATCCGTCCCGTCGGCACCTTCAGGCCGGGGGGAGCGCTGGCATGA